From the Bdellovibrio reynosensis genome, one window contains:
- a CDS encoding GNAT family N-acetyltransferase, with the protein MQIRPLSKSDLPAVKTFTDKTIGLNYFSLQELQECHDKSLSSGIMCSFVLENESGIQGFRLAYPPGTWSKGKGSKLRSDLWQVPLESVGYFQSLFLADSAQGQGWGPRLSEASIESFKKLNTKAIITHAWKESPNNSSIRYLTKFGFKSVTTHPEYWVDVDYECVLDGKPCRCTAEEMIKYLEEA; encoded by the coding sequence ATGCAAATCCGGCCACTTTCTAAATCAGATCTGCCTGCGGTAAAAACTTTTACCGATAAAACCATTGGGCTTAATTATTTTAGCCTTCAAGAACTGCAAGAGTGTCATGACAAATCCCTTTCAAGTGGGATCATGTGCTCGTTTGTTTTAGAAAATGAAAGTGGCATTCAAGGATTTCGCTTGGCTTATCCACCAGGAACTTGGAGCAAAGGTAAAGGCAGTAAACTGCGCTCGGACTTGTGGCAGGTTCCGCTTGAATCAGTAGGCTACTTTCAAAGTTTATTTCTAGCTGATTCAGCACAAGGACAAGGTTGGGGGCCGCGCTTATCTGAGGCTTCAATTGAAAGTTTTAAAAAATTAAACACCAAAGCCATCATCACTCACGCTTGGAAAGAATCTCCGAATAATTCTTCGATTCGATATTTAACGAAATTTGGTTTTAAAAGTGTGACAACCCATCCTGAATATTGGGTGGATGTGGATTATGAGTGTGTTTTAGATGGAAAACCTTGTCGTTGCACCGCTGAAGAAATGATTAAATATCTAGAGGAAGCATGA
- a CDS encoding 3-hydroxyacyl-CoA dehydrogenase NAD-binding domain-containing protein translates to MSIQESIKIVPEGEIAIVEFDLVGEKVNKFSTPVMMRLKEVLGELKNSSYKAVIFKSNKPKIFIAGADIEEIKAMTTKEQFDAAVKGGQDVMNLVEDLPMPTISAINGACMGGGCEFILACDYRIASDDSSTKIGLPEIQLGILPGFGGTQRGPRVMGLQAALDIILAGKSVNSKKALKIGLVDKVVHQNLLQEQAIKWAKEIIAGGSRKRRKKFKPQGLVNGILEGPLGRGIVFKKAKEGVLKATKGHYPAPLKALEVIQKTYGMSDREAGMRIEREGFCELGTTDISKNLIHVFYLTEMVKKQNGVPGVDVKPRDVKGLGILGAGTMGGGIAYVAADKGIQVRMKDLNQEALGKGLKHASDLWMKLLKRKSIDKYQYQQKIDAVSVTTDYSGFKNLDVVVEAIVEDMGIKQKVIGECAGQMRPDAIIATNTSSLSVTEMAKGHPRPEYFAGMHFFNPVNKMPLVEVIRGEKTSDETIATIYELSKKMGKMPVVVKDGPGFLVNRLLLPYMAEAAFLMQEGMSIEVVDKAYVKEFGMPMGPFELMDEVGLDVCIKVLKIFKKAFGDRIELADCMVALEKSGRLGRKNGKGFYHYSEDGKRGDVDQSVYAALGLGQPTNPHDTKECIERGVFAMVNECSLALIEDRIVETPHEVDLAMIMGTGFPPFRGGLMKYADSVGSQYVADQLATYAANRKAPRLKPSVPLSNMAKSNSKFYK, encoded by the coding sequence ATGTCTATTCAAGAAAGCATCAAGATTGTTCCAGAAGGTGAAATTGCCATTGTTGAATTTGATCTTGTTGGTGAAAAAGTTAATAAATTTTCTACGCCTGTGATGATGCGCCTAAAAGAAGTTTTAGGTGAACTTAAAAATTCTTCTTATAAAGCAGTTATCTTTAAATCCAATAAGCCTAAGATTTTTATCGCAGGTGCGGATATCGAAGAAATCAAAGCTATGACTACTAAAGAGCAGTTTGATGCTGCCGTAAAAGGTGGTCAGGATGTGATGAATCTAGTTGAAGATCTGCCAATGCCAACAATCTCTGCGATTAACGGAGCTTGTATGGGTGGTGGTTGTGAATTCATCCTTGCATGTGATTACCGTATTGCTTCCGATGATTCTTCGACCAAAATAGGTCTTCCAGAAATTCAATTAGGCATCTTGCCTGGTTTCGGCGGGACTCAACGTGGGCCACGCGTGATGGGTTTGCAAGCGGCCTTGGATATCATCCTAGCTGGTAAGTCAGTAAACTCTAAAAAAGCTTTGAAGATCGGTCTTGTTGATAAAGTGGTTCACCAGAATCTTCTGCAAGAACAAGCCATCAAATGGGCTAAAGAAATTATCGCGGGTGGTTCTCGTAAACGCCGTAAGAAATTTAAACCGCAAGGTTTAGTAAATGGTATCTTAGAAGGTCCTTTGGGTCGCGGAATCGTGTTTAAGAAAGCGAAAGAAGGCGTTCTTAAAGCGACAAAAGGTCATTACCCAGCGCCACTAAAAGCGTTGGAAGTAATTCAAAAAACCTACGGCATGTCAGACCGCGAAGCAGGAATGCGCATTGAACGTGAAGGCTTCTGTGAACTTGGCACGACGGATATTTCAAAAAATCTGATTCATGTTTTTTACTTAACGGAAATGGTGAAAAAACAAAATGGCGTTCCTGGGGTGGATGTAAAACCTCGTGACGTTAAAGGTCTTGGTATCTTAGGTGCAGGTACAATGGGCGGTGGTATCGCTTACGTGGCTGCGGATAAAGGTATCCAAGTGCGAATGAAAGACTTAAATCAAGAAGCTCTTGGTAAGGGTCTTAAACACGCTAGTGACCTGTGGATGAAGTTATTAAAACGTAAATCCATCGATAAATATCAATATCAACAAAAGATCGACGCCGTTTCTGTAACGACGGACTATTCAGGATTTAAAAATCTTGATGTGGTTGTAGAGGCGATCGTTGAAGACATGGGTATCAAGCAAAAAGTGATCGGTGAGTGCGCTGGCCAAATGCGCCCTGACGCCATCATCGCGACGAACACAAGTTCTTTATCTGTGACTGAAATGGCCAAAGGTCATCCACGCCCAGAGTATTTTGCAGGCATGCACTTCTTTAACCCGGTAAATAAGATGCCACTGGTTGAAGTTATTCGTGGTGAAAAAACTTCGGATGAAACTATTGCGACGATTTACGAACTTTCTAAAAAAATGGGCAAAATGCCTGTTGTTGTGAAAGACGGACCGGGCTTCTTGGTAAATCGCTTGTTACTTCCATACATGGCTGAAGCTGCTTTCTTAATGCAAGAAGGTATGAGCATCGAAGTGGTTGATAAAGCGTACGTAAAAGAATTTGGTATGCCAATGGGACCGTTTGAGTTGATGGATGAAGTCGGTCTTGATGTTTGTATCAAGGTTCTAAAAATCTTCAAGAAAGCTTTCGGGGATCGTATTGAGCTTGCTGACTGTATGGTGGCTTTAGAAAAATCTGGAAGACTGGGCCGTAAAAATGGAAAAGGTTTCTATCATTATTCTGAAGACGGCAAACGCGGTGATGTAGATCAATCGGTGTATGCTGCTTTAGGCTTAGGGCAACCAACGAATCCGCACGACACTAAAGAGTGCATTGAGCGGGGTGTGTTTGCCATGGTGAATGAGTGTTCTTTGGCTTTGATTGAAGACCGTATCGTTGAAACTCCGCATGAAGTGGATCTAGCGATGATCATGGGCACTGGATTCCCACCATTCCGTGGTGGTTTGATGAAGTACGCTGACTCTGTGGGAAGCCAATACGTGGCTGACCAATTGGCGACCTACGCTGCTAACAGAAAAGCGCCGCGTTTGAAACCTTCTGTGCCTCTAAGTAATATGGCGAAATCGAACTCGAAGTTCTACAAATAG
- a CDS encoding CPXCG motif-containing cysteine-rich protein produces MKQNHACNDNIVKDGSMECKVHCPFCREKFSIEVLKEDGDDQDFIWDCEICCHPIDIHARWDADHEKFAISVSRGEGYDEMPI; encoded by the coding sequence TTGAAACAGAACCATGCTTGCAATGACAATATCGTTAAGGATGGTTCTATGGAATGCAAAGTTCATTGTCCCTTCTGTCGCGAAAAATTTTCGATCGAAGTTCTTAAAGAAGACGGCGATGATCAGGATTTTATCTGGGATTGCGAAATCTGCTGTCATCCCATTGATATCCATGCCCGTTGGGATGCTGATCACGAGAAGTTTGCGATCTCCGTCAGTCGTGGCGAAGGCTATGACGAAATGCCTATTTAA
- a CDS encoding zinc-dependent metalloprotease, producing MRLKNTPFVIASLLAILSLAACTKETIIKEKVINVEAKQAPLNMLETFAPSASNCESCITIQKDSLGKIFLLIASGKTSGATPQWYDLKPLVVSFEKSGNRIAILGQNFTSIYSEIQTVNLIQTFEVVSEDAKTITFNWGQGLKTFILQSSYDVDAVRGKNNNLVESSFTSLPVIDSFVRNIKYDEKNIELEQIAKINSGVIKASSEKSMDIENREETLAMNIQIRAYNLSSSFHKKEYDKSRRAGFFVTKISKEGFSTEPVNLITKWDTSLEKGPITVRISSSVPALYLDAVKEAALYWNHVFGKEIIAVKTGVNPAEGPQDRSIMIRWIPWLDAGAAYAIGQSDPLTGELLRAQVFMPSVFTKVGSTDLVGLNGDSPVVGGAIACDLKPTLAALQTISNEASDSQRLRLARDSVRATVAHEIGHALGMRHNFAGSYSAKVSVQEIEAAAKNYLKDPNHQGLETSTSIMDYTSGIDNILMAARLKVAPLAYDKMAMDWAYSADDKALDQKISKYCTDDDISVAGVNGMQIYGCDRFDAGNNPMLQEVLSQQKERKNFVKVLFASIIGRIYPADAPTVVNEIDTVLADTLKFGKINVEPLKFVGKFLFEIRKNNELTGTFASLDSIKSGQVLVSKMGTDAGLQYERMRSLKMAGGYAALLNALLRNPDGSIATNWLVEQINELKNAPYFTSGKTLGGRDYVLTNDQQGKILGFFNSIIPLNAKALHSAMRVLLPKEEHLTSPDGKNDVVTAVLGKGLLKESEAADLVQLYLDLLQAHVGTAQVKVGEKQTEVTVPKPFLNSLERATWASLLSSKGLSFDMHLKKALVRQHQFDKITAFVKLADPLADLNSADPEAVAKALSDKGWLDSGAYTWLKNEIDVLKAIDRVL from the coding sequence ATGCGCTTGAAAAACACACCGTTTGTGATTGCGTCCTTGTTGGCGATTTTAAGTCTCGCAGCTTGCACCAAAGAAACCATCATTAAAGAAAAAGTTATCAACGTTGAAGCTAAACAAGCTCCACTCAATATGCTTGAAACGTTCGCTCCAAGCGCAAGCAACTGTGAATCTTGCATCACGATTCAAAAAGATTCTTTAGGTAAAATCTTTTTACTTATCGCTTCTGGCAAAACTTCCGGAGCGACTCCGCAGTGGTACGATCTAAAACCCCTTGTTGTAAGCTTTGAAAAATCAGGAAACCGCATTGCCATCTTGGGTCAAAATTTTACCAGCATTTACAGTGAAATTCAGACGGTGAATCTGATTCAAACTTTTGAAGTTGTATCCGAAGATGCAAAGACCATCACTTTCAATTGGGGCCAAGGTTTAAAAACTTTCATTCTGCAATCTTCCTATGATGTGGATGCAGTTCGTGGCAAGAATAACAATCTTGTGGAAAGCTCATTTACTTCGTTACCAGTTATTGATTCTTTTGTTCGCAATATCAAATACGACGAAAAAAATATTGAGCTAGAGCAAATCGCTAAAATCAATAGCGGTGTTATTAAAGCTTCTTCTGAAAAATCCATGGATATTGAAAATCGCGAAGAAACTTTAGCGATGAACATTCAAATCCGCGCTTATAATTTATCTTCAAGCTTCCATAAAAAAGAATACGACAAATCCCGCAGAGCCGGTTTCTTCGTCACTAAGATTTCAAAAGAAGGTTTTAGCACAGAGCCTGTGAACCTTATTACGAAGTGGGACACCTCCCTTGAAAAAGGGCCTATCACTGTTCGTATTTCTTCTTCAGTTCCAGCTTTGTACTTGGATGCTGTTAAAGAGGCGGCCCTATACTGGAATCATGTTTTCGGTAAAGAGATTATCGCCGTAAAAACAGGTGTTAATCCAGCAGAAGGTCCCCAAGATCGCAGCATCATGATCAGATGGATTCCTTGGTTGGATGCGGGGGCAGCCTATGCCATCGGCCAATCAGATCCACTAACGGGAGAGCTTTTGCGTGCTCAAGTATTTATGCCTTCGGTGTTCACTAAGGTTGGAAGTACTGACCTTGTAGGGCTTAACGGTGATTCACCAGTAGTTGGCGGAGCTATCGCTTGTGACCTTAAGCCGACGCTTGCTGCCTTACAGACAATTTCCAACGAAGCTAGTGATTCACAAAGACTGCGTTTAGCCCGTGACAGCGTCAGAGCCACTGTCGCCCATGAAATTGGTCACGCTTTGGGTATGCGCCATAATTTCGCCGGTTCTTATTCCGCGAAAGTTTCTGTTCAAGAAATTGAAGCCGCAGCCAAAAATTACTTGAAAGACCCAAATCATCAGGGATTAGAAACTAGCACGAGCATCATGGACTACACTTCAGGAATTGATAATATCCTGATGGCTGCTCGTTTGAAGGTGGCTCCGCTTGCCTATGACAAAATGGCGATGGACTGGGCTTACTCTGCCGATGATAAAGCTTTGGATCAGAAAATTTCTAAATATTGCACTGACGACGATATCAGTGTTGCTGGTGTCAACGGCATGCAAATCTATGGCTGTGACCGTTTTGATGCCGGCAACAACCCGATGTTGCAGGAAGTTCTGTCGCAACAAAAAGAAAGAAAGAATTTTGTTAAAGTTCTTTTTGCTTCCATCATTGGCCGAATTTATCCCGCTGATGCTCCGACCGTAGTAAACGAAATTGATACTGTTTTGGCAGATACTTTGAAGTTCGGAAAAATCAATGTTGAGCCTTTAAAATTTGTCGGTAAGTTTTTATTTGAAATCAGAAAAAATAATGAGCTTACTGGGACATTTGCTTCTTTAGATAGCATTAAAAGTGGCCAGGTTCTTGTTTCAAAAATGGGAACGGATGCAGGTCTTCAATACGAAAGAATGCGTTCTTTAAAAATGGCGGGCGGTTATGCCGCTTTGTTAAATGCCCTTTTAAGAAATCCGGATGGTTCAATTGCGACAAATTGGCTTGTAGAACAAATCAATGAACTTAAAAACGCACCTTATTTTACCAGCGGAAAAACCTTGGGTGGCCGTGATTATGTTCTGACCAATGATCAACAAGGGAAGATCTTGGGTTTCTTTAACTCCATCATTCCGTTGAATGCAAAAGCACTTCACTCTGCAATGCGCGTTCTTTTGCCGAAGGAAGAACACCTCACTAGTCCTGACGGAAAAAACGATGTTGTCACTGCAGTCTTAGGCAAAGGTTTATTGAAAGAATCAGAAGCAGCAGACCTAGTACAGCTTTATCTAGATTTGTTGCAAGCTCATGTAGGAACCGCTCAAGTTAAAGTCGGCGAAAAACAAACTGAAGTGACAGTTCCGAAGCCCTTCCTAAATTCCTTGGAAAGAGCAACTTGGGCGTCTTTGCTGTCTTCAAAAGGTTTAAGCTTTGATATGCATCTTAAAAAAGCTTTAGTTCGCCAGCATCAGTTTGATAAAATAACGGCATTTGTGAAGCTGGCTGATCCTTTAGCTGATCTAAACTCTGCGGATCCAGAGGCTGTAGCTAAAGCCCTTTCTGATAAGGGTTGGTTAGATAGCGGCGCCTACACTTGGCTTAAGAATGAAATCGACGTTCTAAAGGCCATTGACCGCGTTCTGTAA
- a CDS encoding NAD(P)/FAD-dependent oxidoreductase: MSISYWLTHKDSFNSSAASSSHYDFIIVGAGIAGLSTAYWLLQENPNSKIAILERNTVGFGASGRNAGFVTCGSTEHFIKLYEQFGLQKASEIWKFSEDNRRLLLEHIVQDQTDLVDYRHTGSCTVAPSSAHWSKYKKTADLMKVCGIDVHEVDPQNLEADYGVTGFEGGIQYTGDGYIHPIKLLQLLRSKIKVDIFEHTEVLKIESAGDEKVHTSAGVFTADKIIFTVNAYLPLLLNNFSDVIKPGRGQILVTEPLPAFVKGPCYLTKHLCYFRQLPTGHLLVGGFRNLDLDKENTHEDQITNLIQTAIFDFIKSHFKFGPQAKIAYQWSGIMGFTPDGQMMIGSLPENKNIHVMAGCSGHGMGLSFNAAHTLVKSLHGIPVPEHLSLGRFFLKS, encoded by the coding sequence ATGAGCATTTCTTATTGGCTGACTCACAAGGATAGCTTTAATTCTTCGGCAGCTTCGTCGTCCCATTATGATTTTATTATTGTCGGCGCGGGTATTGCGGGACTTTCAACGGCGTACTGGTTGCTTCAAGAAAATCCAAATTCAAAGATAGCCATTCTTGAAAGAAACACGGTGGGCTTCGGTGCTTCAGGCAGAAATGCAGGTTTTGTGACTTGTGGATCGACTGAACATTTTATCAAACTTTATGAACAATTCGGATTGCAAAAAGCTTCGGAAATTTGGAAGTTTTCAGAGGATAACCGCCGACTTCTATTAGAGCATATCGTGCAAGATCAGACAGATCTTGTAGATTATAGACATACTGGCTCTTGCACTGTTGCTCCGAGTTCTGCCCATTGGTCTAAATACAAAAAAACCGCAGACCTGATGAAGGTCTGTGGCATTGATGTTCATGAAGTTGATCCTCAAAATTTAGAAGCTGATTATGGTGTGACAGGATTTGAAGGTGGCATTCAGTATACTGGTGACGGTTATATTCATCCGATTAAACTTTTGCAGCTATTACGATCAAAAATCAAAGTTGACATTTTTGAACACACTGAAGTTCTTAAGATCGAATCTGCTGGGGATGAAAAGGTTCATACTTCTGCAGGCGTTTTCACGGCCGATAAAATTATTTTTACCGTGAACGCCTATTTGCCACTGCTTTTAAATAATTTTTCAGATGTGATCAAACCTGGGCGTGGTCAGATTTTAGTAACCGAACCGCTTCCCGCCTTCGTTAAAGGTCCTTGCTATCTTACCAAGCACCTTTGTTATTTTAGACAACTTCCGACAGGACATTTACTTGTTGGTGGTTTTAGAAATCTAGATTTAGACAAAGAAAACACCCACGAAGATCAAATCACCAACCTTATTCAGACGGCGATTTTTGATTTTATTAAAAGCCATTTCAAATTTGGGCCGCAGGCTAAGATTGCCTACCAATGGTCAGGCATTATGGGATTCACCCCGGATGGTCAGATGATGATTGGAAGCTTGCCTGAAAATAAAAACATTCATGTGATGGCAGGCTGTTCAGGCCATGGGATGGGACTTAGTTTCAACGCGGCCCACACCCTGGTGAAGTCCTTACATGGAATACCAGTACCTGAACATTTGTCGTTAGGTCGTTTTTTTTTAAAGAGCTAG
- a CDS encoding ABC transporter ATP-binding protein encodes MSALHKSSFKSFARLFKYSANHKKDFYLGSLYSFLNKLFDIAPEILIGIAIDVVVNQEKSFLAQWGVETPLHQLILLSVLTLAIWGFESLFEYLLLVKWRGLAQSLQHEFRVDAYTHLQKLDMAYFEDRSTGGLVSILNDDINQLERFLNEGMNSLIQVFTAVVLIGAVFFFIAPKIAIFAFLPIPIILAGAFYFQKQAAPLYLEVRDRAGLIGARLANNISGIATIRSFVAEAREAKRVSEDSHNYVESNSKAIKISSRFNPLIRMAVLMGFISTFVMGGMMTLNGELNVGSYGVLVFLTQRLLWPLTGLANTVDLFERAMASADRVLDLLSAKIQLETLKPSVMFNKDMSIDFKNLSFSYANGIPVLKNIDLQVPAGKTVAIVGPTGSGKSTITKLLLRFYQATQGKILLGGLDIETCDPRNLRGQIGVVSQDVFLFHGTIYENISYGAPGATREEVLAAAKKAYADEFIDKLPQGIDTIIGERGQKLSGGQRQRLSIARVILKNPPVLILDEATSAVDNETEAVIQKSLAEISKDRTTIIIAHRLSTVTHADKICVVVNGEIAEEGTHEALLQKGQTYAQLWNLQIRKPELAL; translated from the coding sequence ATGTCTGCCTTGCATAAAAGTTCATTTAAATCCTTCGCGCGATTGTTTAAGTATAGCGCTAATCACAAAAAAGATTTTTATCTTGGGTCGTTGTATTCCTTTTTAAATAAACTTTTTGATATCGCTCCTGAAATCCTGATCGGGATTGCTATTGACGTGGTAGTGAATCAGGAAAAGTCTTTTTTGGCTCAATGGGGTGTAGAAACGCCGCTGCACCAACTGATTTTATTGTCTGTTCTTACCTTGGCCATTTGGGGTTTTGAGTCGTTGTTTGAGTATCTTCTTTTAGTGAAGTGGCGAGGATTAGCGCAATCCTTGCAGCACGAATTCCGTGTTGATGCTTACACCCATCTGCAAAAGTTAGATATGGCGTATTTTGAGGATCGCAGTACAGGCGGATTGGTGTCTATTCTGAATGACGATATCAATCAGTTAGAAAGATTCTTAAATGAAGGCATGAACAGTCTTATTCAAGTATTTACGGCTGTGGTTCTTATCGGAGCCGTGTTTTTCTTTATCGCGCCCAAGATCGCCATTTTTGCTTTTCTGCCAATTCCGATTATCTTGGCGGGCGCCTTTTATTTTCAAAAGCAGGCGGCACCTTTGTATTTAGAAGTTCGTGACCGGGCTGGACTTATTGGTGCAAGGTTAGCCAATAACATCAGTGGAATTGCGACTATTCGCAGTTTTGTGGCTGAAGCCCGTGAAGCAAAAAGAGTATCTGAAGATAGCCATAACTATGTCGAATCAAATTCTAAAGCGATTAAGATTTCATCGCGATTTAATCCGCTGATTCGCATGGCTGTTCTTATGGGGTTTATTTCCACGTTTGTGATGGGTGGGATGATGACCTTAAATGGGGAACTGAATGTGGGTTCTTATGGCGTTTTGGTGTTTTTAACTCAACGTTTACTGTGGCCTTTAACGGGCTTAGCAAACACCGTGGATCTTTTTGAAAGAGCCATGGCCTCTGCAGATCGCGTCCTGGATTTGTTATCAGCAAAAATTCAGTTAGAAACGTTGAAACCTTCAGTCATGTTCAATAAAGACATGTCTATTGATTTTAAAAATCTTAGTTTTTCTTATGCTAACGGGATTCCGGTTCTTAAAAATATCGACCTTCAAGTTCCAGCCGGAAAAACCGTCGCCATTGTGGGGCCTACGGGATCAGGAAAAAGCACGATTACAAAACTTCTTTTAAGATTTTATCAAGCAACCCAAGGGAAAATTCTGTTGGGTGGTCTTGATATCGAAACTTGTGATCCCCGGAATCTGCGTGGACAAATCGGTGTTGTCAGTCAGGATGTATTTTTGTTTCATGGGACTATCTATGAAAACATCTCCTACGGGGCACCTGGAGCTACTCGGGAAGAAGTCCTTGCTGCTGCAAAAAAGGCTTACGCTGATGAGTTTATTGATAAGCTGCCACAGGGAATTGATACGATCATCGGTGAACGAGGTCAGAAGCTTTCGGGTGGTCAAAGACAAAGACTGTCCATCGCCCGTGTGATATTAAAAAATCCGCCGGTGCTTATTTTGGATGAAGCAACCTCAGCTGTGGATAATGAAACAGAAGCTGTGATTCAAAAATCTTTAGCAGAGATTTCCAAGGATAGAACGACGATCATCATTGCCCATAGACTTTCTACCGTCACCCATGCAGATAAAATCTGTGTCGTGGTGAACGGTGAAATTGCGGAAGAGGGAACTCACGAAGCGTTGCTGCAAAAGGGCCAAACATATGCGCAGTTGTGGAATTTGCAAATTAGAAAACCGGAACTAGCTCTTTAA
- a CDS encoding peptide MFS transporter, producing the protein MQANKTFFGHPRPLFTLFFTEMWERFSFYGMRALLVLYMTQYLFNEAQAGKEVWGYAAIRGAIEYFFGPLNNQALSSQIYGLYTGLVYFTPFFGGLIADRYWGQKRSVYVGGVLMAIGHFLMAVESLFFPALLFLILGNGFFKPNISTQVGGLYQEGDSRRDRAFTLFYMGINLGAFFSPLVCGTLGQKVGWHWGFGAAGIGMLISLVVYHFGGKNLPESKTFYAKAQELKSDTKLTRTEWVRTCALTFLCLVTIFFWGVYEQQGNTLQLWADQSTDWNFFGWEIPSTWYQSFNPFIIFLAAPLLDRYWGWQARRNKEASTVTKMAIGCVMGTLALAVMLVAAKNVGDGRGSVLWLLGSTFLLTMGELYISPIGLSLVTKVSPTKIVSMMMGVWFLATFFGNYIAGYIGSYYDRMPKENFFLLLAVLSLAPAILFLVSHKVLTKALSKEGLNNPAPGAQRTVEV; encoded by the coding sequence ATGCAGGCCAATAAAACCTTCTTCGGTCACCCTCGCCCGCTTTTCACCTTGTTTTTTACCGAGATGTGGGAACGTTTTTCATTCTATGGGATGAGGGCGCTTCTGGTGCTTTATATGACCCAATACCTTTTTAACGAAGCCCAGGCCGGTAAAGAGGTGTGGGGATATGCTGCAATTCGTGGTGCGATTGAATATTTTTTCGGGCCTTTGAATAACCAAGCGCTGTCTTCTCAAATATACGGCCTTTATACGGGACTCGTGTATTTTACGCCTTTCTTCGGCGGCCTTATTGCTGACCGTTATTGGGGACAAAAACGCTCAGTTTACGTGGGCGGAGTATTGATGGCCATCGGCCACTTCCTTATGGCGGTGGAAAGCCTGTTCTTCCCGGCCCTGCTGTTTTTAATCCTAGGGAACGGTTTCTTTAAACCCAACATTTCAACCCAAGTGGGCGGCCTTTATCAAGAGGGCGACTCTCGCCGCGATCGCGCCTTTACTTTATTTTATATGGGCATCAACCTGGGGGCCTTCTTTTCGCCGCTGGTGTGCGGAACCCTGGGACAAAAAGTGGGCTGGCACTGGGGCTTTGGCGCCGCGGGTATCGGGATGTTGATTTCTTTAGTCGTTTATCACTTTGGTGGAAAGAACCTGCCGGAATCAAAAACTTTTTATGCAAAAGCGCAAGAGTTAAAATCAGACACCAAACTGACTCGCACAGAGTGGGTTCGCACTTGCGCATTAACTTTTCTTTGCTTAGTGACGATTTTTTTCTGGGGCGTTTACGAGCAACAAGGAAACACGTTGCAACTATGGGCTGATCAAAGCACCGACTGGAATTTCTTTGGTTGGGAGATTCCATCGACGTGGTATCAATCGTTCAATCCATTTATTATTTTCTTAGCGGCTCCGCTTTTGGATCGTTACTGGGGTTGGCAAGCACGCAGAAATAAAGAAGCTTCTACCGTTACAAAAATGGCCATTGGCTGCGTGATGGGTACGTTAGCTTTGGCGGTGATGCTTGTTGCTGCAAAAAATGTTGGCGATGGACGTGGCAGCGTTTTATGGCTTCTTGGATCTACGTTCCTGTTAACAATGGGTGAGCTTTATATTTCACCCATTGGTTTGTCTTTAGTGACGAAGGTTTCACCAACTAAAATCGTTTCGATGATGATGGGTGTTTGGTTCCTAGCGACTTTCTTTGGAAACTACATCGCAGGATACATCGGCAGCTACTATGACAGAATGCCGAAGGAAAACTTCTTCTTATTGCTCGCGGTCCTTAGCCTTGCGCCGGCGATTTTATTCCTGGTGAGCCATAAGGTCCTTACTAAAGCGTTAAGCAAAGAGGGTTTGAACAATCCAGCTCCAGGTGCCCAGCGCACAGTGGAAGTTTAG